From the genome of Mycteria americana isolate JAX WOST 10 ecotype Jacksonville Zoo and Gardens chromosome 12, USCA_MyAme_1.0, whole genome shotgun sequence, one region includes:
- the LOC142415984 gene encoding parvalbumin, thymic CPV3: protein MSLTDILSPSDIAAALRDCQAPDSFSPKKFFQISGMSKKSTSQLKDIFRILDNDQSGFIEEDELKYFLQRFECGARVLTTSETKTFLAAADHDGDGKIGAEEFQEMVQS, encoded by the exons ATGAGCCTTACAGACATTCTAAGCCCTTCTGatattgctgctgctctgcgGGACTGCCAAG CTCCAGATTCCTTTAGTCCCAAAAAATTCTTTCAGATCAGTGGGATGTCTAAAAAGAGTACCAGCCAGCTCAAGGATATCTTCCGGATTCTCGACAATGATCAAAGTGGCTTTATTGAGGAAGATGAGCTCAA ATATTTCCTTCAGAGGTTTGAGTGTGGAGCCAGAGTGTTAACCACCTCAGAAACCAAGACCTTCTTGGCAGCTGCAGATCATGATGGGGATGGTAAAATTGGGGCTGAAG AATTCCAGGAAATGGTGCAGTCTTAG